The Salminus brasiliensis chromosome 8, fSalBra1.hap2, whole genome shotgun sequence genome has a window encoding:
- the LOC140560792 gene encoding uncharacterized protein: MENLNICSVQDLLKELKDRREELQRVKDEREQISLQIQQHREEMDRRMLLLLYMDEGLMDALVKLDSVKKEKQKLENQIHQLTSRNPQWHAVSLTDLQRELSAVLQEETGLSLRCGDLRAALQDPETGPEPPEQDRTSADQNQAAVRAARKRAARK; this comes from the exons ATGGAGAACCTGAACATCTGCAGTGTTCAG GATTTgctgaaggagctgaaggacaGGAGGGAGGAGCTGCAGAGAGTGAAGGACGAGAGGGAGCAGATCAGCCTGCAGATCCAACAGCA tcgtGAGGAGATGGACCGcaggatgctgctgctgctctatATGGATGAAGGTCTGATGGACGCTCTGGTGAAGCTGGATTCtgtaaagaaagaaaagcagaagctgGAAAATCAGATCCACCAACTCACCAGCAG AAACCCGCAGTGGCATGCAGTTTCTCTGACCGACCTGCAGAGGGAGCTGTCCGCTGTGCTGCAGGAGGAGACTGGTCTGAGTCTGCGGTGTGGGGACCTGAGGGCCGCTCTGCAGGACCCTGAGACAG GGCCTGAACCTCCCGAGCAAGATCGGACCAGCGCTGATCAGAACCAGGCGGCGGTCAGAGCAGCGAGGAAACGAGCGGCACGGAAATAA
- the hce2l2 gene encoding hatching enzyme 1.2 → MSPTAFAILLFLTLLQGFTRSAQSSAKGHAGSRRLRRSYSDYMEQNGGTPMDTIIAVNDYQGVRAVDGVSIREGDIAVSRRSERSCFARSCLWTKSVDGHVYIAYTLSPLYSEEDERKIKRGMELIERGTCVRFVPRTHQRDHLDIQPRSGCWSYLGANGGRQVLSLQTPDCVSSTVVSHQLMHAMGFLHEQSRSDRDKYVTVLWSNIWKDRSRNFAKFRANNLDMPYDYNSIMHFGKYAYSEDGNPTIVQKRNWSGKLGQALGPSELDIMKINQLYQCN, encoded by the exons ATGAGCCCAACAGCCTTCgccatcctcctcttcctcacgcTCCTGCAGGGGTTCACTCGGAGTGCTCAG AGCTCTGCTAAAGGTCACGCTGGAAGCCGACGCCTCCGGAGGAGTTACTCAG ATTATATGGAACAGAACGGAGGAACTCCGATGGACACCATTATAGCAGTTAATGACTATCAGG gtgtgcgTGCAGTGGATGGGGTCAGTATCAGGGAGGGGGATATTGCAGTGTCCCGGCGTTCTGAGAGGAGCTGTTTTGCACGGAGCTGTCTGTGGACTAAATCAGTGGACGGTCATGTTTATATAGcgtacactctctctcccctctaca gtgagGAGGATGAAAGGAAGATAAAGCGAGGGATGGAGCTGATAGAGAGAGGGACATGTGTGCGATTTGTGCCCAGAACACACCAGAGAGACCACCTGGATATCCAGCCCAGATCAGG GTGCTGGTCGTATTTGGGTGCAAATGGAGGCCGGCAGGTTCTCTCTCTGCAGACCCCGGACTGTGTCAGTTCTACAGTGGTGTCTCACCAGCTGATGCATGCTATGGGATTCCTACACGAGCAGTCTCGCTCTGACCGGGACAAATATGTCACTGTCCTTTGGTCAAACATCTGGAAAG ATCGATCCAGGAACTTCGCCAAATTCAGAGCAAACAACCTGGACATGCCCTACGACTACAACTCCATCATGCACTTCGGAAA GTATGCTTACTCTGAGGATGGAAATCCCACCATTGTGCAGAAGCGAAACTGGAGTGGGAAATTGGGGCAGGCGCTCGGTCCCAGTGAACTGGACATCATGAAGATTAATCAACTCTACCAGTGTAATTAA